A part of Actinomycetes bacterium genomic DNA contains:
- a CDS encoding ABC transporter ATP-binding protein translates to MDDELAISVRGLVRSYGDFRAVDGVDLDVRRGEIFALLGPNGAGKTTTVEILEGYRHRDEGTVSVLGHDPAAPTRAWRARLGIVLQGNGDLQQLTVTEIVHHFASFYANPRNPEEVIDAVGLADKRASRTANLSGGQRRRVDVALGILGRPELIFMDEPTTGFDPQARRQFWDLIDSLRAEGTTILLTTHYLDEAEHLADRVAVIAAGRILEVATPETLGGRAEAEARVSWLEDGAPRTVDTEEPTKLVAELAARYGGEIPGLTVSRPSLEDTYLTMIRPFHGEEAS, encoded by the coding sequence GTGGACGATGAGCTCGCGATCAGCGTCCGCGGCCTGGTCCGTAGCTACGGCGACTTCCGCGCCGTCGACGGGGTGGACCTCGACGTGCGCCGCGGTGAGATCTTCGCCCTCCTGGGGCCGAACGGCGCGGGCAAGACCACGACGGTGGAGATCCTCGAGGGCTACCGCCACCGGGACGAGGGCACCGTCTCGGTACTGGGCCACGACCCCGCGGCGCCGACGCGGGCCTGGCGGGCGCGGCTGGGCATCGTGCTGCAAGGCAACGGCGACCTCCAGCAGCTCACGGTCACCGAGATCGTGCACCACTTCGCGAGCTTCTACGCCAACCCGCGCAACCCCGAGGAGGTGATCGACGCCGTGGGGCTCGCCGACAAGCGGGCCAGCCGTACCGCGAACCTCTCCGGGGGTCAGCGGCGCAGGGTCGACGTCGCCCTGGGCATCCTGGGCCGTCCCGAGCTCATCTTCATGGACGAGCCGACGACCGGCTTCGACCCCCAGGCACGACGGCAGTTCTGGGACCTCATCGACAGCCTGCGCGCCGAGGGCACCACGATCCTGCTGACCACGCACTACCTCGACGAGGCGGAGCACCTGGCCGACCGGGTGGCGGTCATCGCGGCCGGCCGCATCCTCGAGGTCGCGACTCCGGAGACCCTCGGCGGGCGGGCCGAGGCCGAGGCCAGGGTGAGCTGGCTGGAGGACGGCGCGCCGCGGACGGTGGACACCGAGGAGCCGACCAAGCTGGTCGCGGAGCTGGCCGCACGCTACGGCGGGGAGATCCCCGGGCTGACCGTGTCCCGCCCGAGCCTCGAGGACACCTACCTCACGATGATCCGGCCCTTCCACGGGGAGGAGGCGTCGTGA
- the nucS gene encoding endonuclease NucS — translation MRLVVARCSVEYAGRLQAHLPSAVRLLMVKADGSVLVHADGGSYKPLNWMSPPCTLRQEVDAAGTGTWTVTNRADERLVVTVEEVLHDATHDLGTDPGLTKDGVEAHLQELLAEHVETFGTGWRLVRREYPTPIGPVDLLCRDAAGGAVAVEVKRRGEIDGVEQLTRYLELLNRDPLLAPVRGVLAAQEIKPQARVLATDRGIGCVSIDYDALRGLDDPSARLF, via the coding sequence GTGCGTCTGGTCGTGGCCCGCTGCAGCGTGGAGTACGCCGGACGCCTGCAGGCGCACCTGCCGAGCGCCGTACGGCTGCTCATGGTGAAGGCCGACGGCTCGGTCCTCGTGCACGCCGACGGCGGTTCGTACAAGCCGCTGAACTGGATGAGCCCGCCCTGCACGCTGCGTCAGGAGGTCGACGCTGCCGGGACAGGCACCTGGACGGTCACCAACCGCGCGGACGAGCGGCTGGTCGTCACGGTGGAGGAAGTCCTGCACGACGCCACCCACGACCTCGGGACGGACCCGGGCCTGACCAAGGACGGTGTGGAGGCACACCTGCAGGAGCTGCTGGCCGAGCACGTGGAGACCTTCGGCACCGGCTGGCGCCTGGTCCGTCGCGAGTACCCCACGCCGATCGGGCCGGTCGACCTCCTCTGCCGAGACGCCGCGGGAGGAGCGGTCGCCGTCGAGGTCAAGCGTCGGGGCGAGATCGACGGTGTGGAGCAGCTGACCCGCTACCTCGAGCTGCTCAACCGCGACCCGTTGCTCGCCCCCGTCCGCGGCGTCCTCGCGGCCCAGGAGATCAAGCCGCAGGCCCGGGTCCTCGCGACCGATCGTGGCATCGGCTGCGTCAGCATCGACTACGACGCGCTCCGCGGGCTCGACGACCCGAGCGCGCGGTTGTTCTGA